One Nitrospira sp. DNA window includes the following coding sequences:
- a CDS encoding NG,NG-dimethylarginine dimethylaminohydrolase 1, with product MSRLLVCPPDYFQIDYEINPWMRRANAVDPVRAVGQWQALMKVLEQDVGAGLERMQPVQGLPDLVFTANAGVVAGRRALVSRFRYPERQREEAHFERWFREQGYEVLTLDKTLYFEGAGDLLGFPDTWFGGYRQRSDIRVFPRLSEIFQREIIPLELIDSRFYHLDTCFCPLSGGDLLYFPAAFDSYGQTVIAQRLPEERRLTVPEDEALRFACNAVCVGKQVVIPSGCPNTMQLLEARGYRTHAVQLDEFMKSGGAAKCLTLALD from the coding sequence ATGAGCCGGCTGTTGGTGTGTCCCCCGGACTATTTCCAGATCGACTACGAAATCAATCCCTGGATGAGGCGGGCGAACGCCGTGGACCCGGTGCGCGCGGTCGGCCAATGGCAAGCGCTGATGAAGGTGCTGGAACAGGATGTCGGTGCAGGCCTCGAACGGATGCAGCCGGTTCAGGGCCTTCCCGACCTGGTCTTCACGGCCAATGCGGGGGTGGTGGCGGGCCGGCGGGCGCTCGTGAGCCGGTTTCGTTACCCGGAGCGGCAACGGGAGGAAGCGCACTTCGAACGGTGGTTTCGCGAGCAGGGCTATGAGGTGTTGACGCTCGACAAGACCCTCTACTTCGAAGGGGCCGGCGACCTGCTGGGATTTCCTGATACCTGGTTCGGCGGCTATCGGCAGCGGTCGGACATCCGGGTCTTTCCCCGGTTGAGCGAGATCTTCCAGCGGGAGATCATTCCCCTCGAATTGATCGATAGCCGGTTCTACCATCTGGACACCTGTTTTTGCCCGCTCAGCGGTGGAGACCTGCTCTATTTTCCCGCGGCCTTCGACTCCTACGGCCAGACGGTCATTGCGCAACGGCTTCCGGAGGAGCGCCGCCTGACGGTACCGGAAGACGAAGCCTTGCGGTTCGCCTGCAATGCCGTCTGTGTCGGCAAACAGGTCGTGATCCCGTCCGGCTGCCCCAACACAATGCAGCTCCTGGAGGCCAGGGGATATCGGACCCATGCCGTACAACTGGACGAGTTCATGAAGTCCGGCGGCGCAGCCAAATGCCTGACCCTCGCCCTCGACTGA